A window of Castanea sativa cultivar Marrone di Chiusa Pesio chromosome 1, ASM4071231v1 contains these coding sequences:
- the LOC142628321 gene encoding putative mitochondrial protein AtMg01250, translating to MGFKLDTSKAYDKVEWVWLDKVMEKLGFADWMRDLIMRCVSTVTYSIKINGTPRGHIISRGIHQGDPLSSYLFLLCAEGLFALIQSAVDRGQMEGVKICRGSSRLSHLFFADDSLTFCKAMLKECDEPQRLLAVYEKASGQQLNRAKTSLFFSGNTPREV from the coding sequence ATGGGTTTTAAATTAGATACGAGTAAAGCTTATGATAAGGTAGAGTGGGTTTGGCTTGACAAAGTTATGGAGAAATTGGGCTTTGCTGACTGGATGAGGGATTTGATCATGAGATGTGTTTCTACGGTTacttattcaattaaaattaatggGACACCGAGGGGACACATTATATCAAGGGGGATCCATCAAGGAGACCCATTGTCATCTTaccttttccttttgtgtgCAGAAGGCTTGTTTGCTTTGATTCAATCAGCAGTGGATAGGGGTCAAATGGAGGGAGTGAAAATTTGTAGAGGTAGTTCAAGATTGtctcatttgttttttgcagatgatagtttGACTTTTTGCAAGGCGATGTTGAAGGAGTGTGATGAACCACAAAGATTGCTTGCTGTGTATGAGAAAGCTTCTGGTCAACAATTAAATCGTGCTAAAACATCTTTGTTCTTCAGTGGCAACACTCCAAGGGAAGTTTAA
- the LOC142628330 gene encoding uncharacterized protein LOC142628330, translating to MSCFKIPDSLCDELMGMIRNFWWGQKKEEKKIAWLSWEKMCEPKCDGGMGFKNLKWFNKALLAKQGWHLQMGGNFVLYRVLKAKYFSTCDFVHASIGHNPSYTGRSLISAQRLVIEGLRWRVENGANIKIWQDKWLPWRSSHSVVSPKMFLSADMKVTDLTDSTIATWKYEVIDFLFIAHEAELIKSIPLSATLSADKIVWAETTNGNFIVKSAYKLAASLFKSTTSGTTSNAREEKCSRLVMIAWALWNNRNEILHGSEAETQMQLAWLPPSSGSFKINVDGALYPTKNPVGIGVVIRDLQGRLMAALCRKIKAPLQVLEVEAKAYEAGMLLARHLGLQNGLLEGDSLTISNALKGISVPPTSVAAIVEDIHVLGSEIDVVNFSHVRRSGNKPTHIRARQALSFVNDVIWIEEVPCCIQQALIQDVLGL from the exons ATGAGTTGTTTTAAAATTCCAGATTCGCTTTGTGATGAACTGATGGGGATGATTAGgaatttttggtggggtcaaaaaaaggaggaaaagaaaattgcatgGCTTAGTTGGGAGAAAATGTGTGAGCCTAAGTGTGATGGTGGAATGGgttttaagaatttaaaatgGTTTAATAAGGCCTTGCTTGCAAAACAAGGGTGGCATCTTCAAATGGGTGGCAATTTTGTTCTTTATAGGGTCCTTAAGGCTAAATATTTCTCAACATGTGACTTTGTTCATGCTTCGATTGGACACAATCCTTCTTATACAGGGAGGAGTTTGATTTCTGCCCAAAGATTGGTTATTGAAGGGTTGAGATGGAGAGTTGAAAATGGAGCAAACATCAAGATTTGGCAAGATAAGTGGCTGCCATGGCGTTCATCTCATAGTGTAGTTTCTCCAAAGATGTTTTTGAGTGCTGATATGAAGGTTACTGATTTGACAGATTCAACTATAGCCACGTGGAAATATGAGGTAATTGATTTCCTTTTTATTGCTCATGAAGCTGAATTAATCAAAAGTATTCCTTTGAGTGCTACTTTGTCAGCAGACAAAATTGTTTGGGCTGAAACTACAAATGGAAATTTCATTGTGAAGAGTGCTTATAAATTAGCAGCAAGTTTGTTTAAATCTACAACTTCTGGAACTACTTCTAATG CTAGGGAGGAGAAGTGTTCAAGATTGGTTATGATTGCTTGGGCACTATGGAATAATAGGAATGAAATCCTTCATGGGAGTGAAG CTGAAACTCAGATGCAATTGGCTTGGCTGCCTCCATCATCGGGTTCCTTTAAAATAAATGTGGATGGTGCTCTTTATCCCACAAAGAACCCGGTTGGCATTGGTGTAGTCATAAGAGACTTGCAAGGTAGGCTAATGGCAGCGTTATGCAGAAAAATTAAAGCTCCATTGCAAGTGCTTGAAGTTGAAGCTAAAGCCTATGAAGCAGGTATGTTGTTGGCTAGACATTTGGGGCTGCAAAATGGGTTGTTGGAGGGAGACTCCTTGACTATTTCTAATGCTCTCAAAGGAATTTCAGTACCACCCACCTCTGTTGCTGCTATTGTGGAAGACATTCATGTTTTAGGCTCTGAAATTGATGTTGTTAATTTTTCTCATGTGCGTAGATCAGGTAATAAGCCAACTCATATTCGAGCAAGACAAGCTCTAAGTTTTGTCAATGATGTAATTTGGATTGAAGAGGTTCCTTGCTGTATTCAGCAAGCTCTTATCCAAGATGTACTTGGTTTGTGA
- the LOC142628302 gene encoding uncharacterized protein LOC142628302, which translates to MDIPHRTIPKEMDKAEATNKVILAGLKKRLDDAKGRQVEELPHVLRAYRTTPRRSTKRDSLFNDVWDGSYNTIGVGVFPPRSPTRYDEACNHDLMNDCLNTIEESREIANVKMGNYQQKLKQTYDKGVKTRPLVPGDLVLRKVVGVAKNPAWGKLGPKREGPYRITSDGV; encoded by the coding sequence atggatattcCACACCGTactatccccaaggaaatggacaaagccgaagcaacaaataaagtcaTCTTGGCAGGTTTGAAGAAACGATTGGATGACGCTAAAGGGAGGCAGGTAGAAGAATTACCTCATGTATTACGGGCTTATCGCACCACACCCCGAAGATCAACAAAGCGAGactcccttttcaatgacgtatGGGATGGAAGCTATAATACCATTGGAGTCGGAGTTTTCCCACCCCGAAGTCCGACCCGGTATGACGAAGCGTGCAATCATGATCTGATGAATGATTGTTTGAATACTATTGAGGAAAGTAGAGAAATAGCCAATGTGAAGATGGGTAactatcagcagaagctcaagcAGACATATGACAAGGGAGTTAAGACCAGGCCCTTGGTACCAGGAGATTTGGTACTAAGAAAGGTAGTGGGGGTAGCAAAGAATCCCGCCTGGGGAAAATTGGGTCCTAAGCGGGAAGGCCCATATAGAATTACCTCGGATGGTGTGTAG